Proteins from one Impatiens glandulifera chromosome 2, dImpGla2.1, whole genome shotgun sequence genomic window:
- the LOC124923608 gene encoding two-component response regulator ARR17-like, whose product MDASSSDSISLSSSKGGMAMDFGNHHQQQPHVLAVDDSIIDRKLIEKLLKNSSCKVTTAENGLMALEFLGLGEHQNTNLQVGDGSKVNMIITDYCMPGMTGYELLKKVKESNSMKEVPVVVMSSENVPTRINKCLEEGAQMFMLKPLKQSDVKKLIRCQVMKC is encoded by the exons ATGGATGCTTCTTCTTCCGATTCTATTTCATTGTCATCATCTAAAGGAGGAATGGCGATGGATTTTGGGAACCACCACCAACAGCAGCCTCATGTATTAGCAGTTGATGACAGTATCATCGATCGGAAGCTCATTGAGAAATTACTCAAGAACTCCAGTTGCAAag TCACTACGGCTGAGAATGGGTTGATGGCATTGGAGTTTTTAGGGTTGGGGGAGCATCAGAATACCAATTTGCAG GTTGGTGATGGTTCAAAGGTGAATATGATCATTACAGATTACTGCATGCCAGGAATGACTGGCTATGAGTTACTCAAGAAGgttaag gaatcaaattcaatgAAGGAGGTACCAGTCGTCGTCATGTCATCCGAGAATGTTCCCACTCGGATTAACAA ATGTCTCGAGGAAGGAGCTCAAATGTTTATGCTAAAGCCTCTCAAACAATCCGATGTCAAGAAACTTATCAGATGTCAAGTCATGAAATGTTGA